One Cohnella candidum genomic region harbors:
- a CDS encoding ATP phosphoribosyltransferase regulatory subunit, which yields MSKPKGFEKPIGVKDYLPHAVSKLRHIERSVLECMHRWGYDQIMTPTMEYYDTVGVASATSDQKLFKLLNQRGTTIVLRSDMTAPIARVVGSLLKEQPFPLRLSYHGNVFRAFEEDAGREAEFFQTGVELVGDPSPEADAEIIALAIASLQAAGVRSFKIAFGHVGFLNGLFQETLPGREAEQEALKACLLQRDHVGYRHILRSLDMDESQRAELEGILRLRGGQEVCEQAMQLSGSDGARAAIRHLCEIWDVLEAYGVQEHVLIDLTMIGDFSYYTGMTFEGYASNLGFPVCSGGRYDNLLAQFGRPAAATGFALKTTRILEVVEEEPAAAGKTLIVYAPAARGQALASAERLRGEGRVVVTEMAADPELAAELRKAAAAGSVFSHRGTEYGEMIVFGEGGRV from the coding sequence GTGTCGAAACCCAAAGGTTTTGAGAAGCCGATCGGCGTCAAAGACTACTTGCCCCATGCCGTTTCCAAGCTGCGCCATATCGAGCGGAGCGTATTGGAATGCATGCATCGCTGGGGCTACGATCAGATCATGACGCCGACGATGGAATATTACGATACGGTCGGCGTGGCGAGCGCGACGTCCGACCAGAAGCTGTTCAAGCTGCTCAATCAGCGCGGCACGACGATCGTGCTGCGTTCGGACATGACCGCGCCGATCGCGCGGGTCGTGGGCTCGCTGCTGAAGGAGCAGCCTTTTCCGCTGCGCCTGAGCTATCACGGCAACGTGTTCCGCGCATTCGAAGAGGATGCGGGGCGGGAAGCGGAGTTTTTCCAGACGGGCGTCGAGCTCGTCGGGGATCCGTCGCCGGAAGCGGACGCCGAGATCATTGCTTTGGCGATCGCCTCCCTGCAGGCTGCGGGAGTGCGTTCCTTCAAAATCGCGTTCGGCCACGTCGGTTTCCTGAACGGGCTGTTCCAAGAAACGCTGCCCGGCCGGGAAGCGGAGCAGGAGGCGCTCAAAGCTTGCCTGCTGCAGCGGGACCATGTCGGGTACCGGCACATTTTGCGTTCGTTGGATATGGACGAATCCCAACGCGCGGAGCTGGAAGGCATTCTCCGGCTGCGCGGCGGCCAAGAGGTATGCGAGCAAGCGATGCAGCTGAGCGGCAGCGACGGCGCGCGGGCGGCGATCCGCCATTTGTGCGAAATCTGGGACGTGCTGGAAGCCTACGGCGTGCAAGAGCATGTCCTGATCGACCTGACGATGATCGGGGATTTCTCTTACTATACGGGCATGACGTTCGAAGGCTACGCTTCGAATTTGGGCTTCCCGGTCTGCAGCGGCGGCCGATACGATAACTTGCTGGCCCAGTTCGGGCGGCCTGCGGCGGCGACCGGCTTCGCGCTTAAGACGACGCGGATCCTGGAAGTCGTGGAGGAAGAGCCGGCAGCGGCCGGCAAGACGCTGATCGTGTATGCGCCGGCCGCGCGCGGGCAAGCTCTGGCGTCAGCCGAACGCTTGCGCGGAGAAGGACGCGTCGTCGTAACGGAAATGGCGGCGGATCCCGAGTTGGCTGCGGAATTGCGGAAAGCGGCTGCGGCAGGCAGTGTCTTCTCGCACAGGGGAACGGAGTACGGCGAAATGATCGTTTTCGGGGAAGGAGGACGCGTATGA
- the hisG gene encoding ATP phosphoribosyltransferase, giving the protein MTENGGVLKVAMPKGRIYKQASKLFRQAGLPIPEDFDDSRRLIIPVPEAGMEFIMAKPVDVPTYVEYGVADIGVVGKDVMMEEAKDVYELLDLGIARCRMSVIGLPDWKPVIHPRVATKYPNVASQYFREQGQQVEVIKLNGSIELAPLIGLADRIVDMVETGQTLRENGLVEMQEMFQVTSRLIANRVSYRLKNTAIQTLCDQLGRAIAVQGGV; this is encoded by the coding sequence ATGACGGAGAACGGCGGCGTTTTGAAGGTGGCCATGCCCAAAGGGCGGATTTACAAGCAGGCGAGCAAGCTGTTCCGCCAGGCGGGCCTTCCGATCCCCGAGGATTTCGACGACTCGAGGCGGCTCATCATTCCCGTGCCGGAAGCGGGCATGGAATTCATTATGGCGAAGCCGGTCGACGTTCCGACTTACGTGGAATACGGCGTGGCGGACATCGGCGTCGTGGGCAAGGACGTCATGATGGAGGAAGCGAAGGACGTATACGAGCTGCTGGACCTCGGCATCGCGCGTTGCCGGATGTCGGTGATCGGGCTGCCGGACTGGAAGCCGGTCATCCATCCGCGCGTGGCGACGAAGTATCCGAACGTGGCTTCTCAATATTTCCGCGAGCAAGGACAGCAGGTGGAGGTCATCAAGCTGAACGGCTCCATCGAGCTGGCGCCGCTGATCGGCCTGGCCGACCGCATCGTGGATATGGTGGAAACGGGGCAGACGCTGCGGGAGAACGGGCTGGTGGAGATGCAGGAGATGTTCCAGGTGACCAGCCGGCTCATCGCCAACCGCGTCAGCTACCGTCTGAAAAATACGGCGATCCAAACGCTGTGCGACCAGCTTGGGCGCGCGATTGCGGTTCAAGGAGGCGTGTGA
- the hisD gene encoding histidinol dehydrogenase: MYIGLASGFRLERESEYGTPEQNAAVATIVEAVRREGDDALLRYTASFDKVELTPERLRVTQEEIQAAYGFVEQDFLVALRQAAANIRAFHEKQKRNSWMDVSPDGTMLGMVIRPLRRVGLYVPGGKAAYPSSVLMNAIPAKVAGVPEIAMVTPPATGGREGIDPYILVAAAEAGVTEIYRVGGAQAVAALAYGTASIPAVDKICGPGNIYVALAKRAVFGAVDIDSIAGPSEIAVLADDSADPRYVAADMLSQAEHDEMASAVLVTPSEKLAREVEAELKRQVALLPRREIAEKSLEQYGAILLVDDVNAGVDVINKLAPEHLEVMTEDPLELLGRIETAGAIFLGPYSSEPVGDYFAGPNHILPTNGTARFSSPLNVDDFLKKSSLIRYSKEALLRDASGIATLARHEGLEGHARAVEIRLEGGESQ; the protein is encoded by the coding sequence ATGTATATCGGATTGGCTTCCGGTTTTCGGCTGGAGCGGGAGAGCGAATACGGCACGCCGGAGCAGAACGCTGCCGTCGCGACGATCGTCGAGGCGGTTCGCCGCGAAGGCGACGACGCGCTGCTGAGGTACACGGCTTCGTTCGATAAAGTGGAATTGACGCCGGAGCGGCTTCGCGTGACGCAAGAAGAGATCCAGGCCGCGTACGGTTTCGTGGAGCAGGATTTCTTGGTTGCGCTGCGGCAAGCGGCGGCGAACATTCGGGCTTTTCATGAAAAGCAGAAGCGGAATTCTTGGATGGACGTGTCGCCGGACGGCACGATGCTCGGCATGGTCATCCGGCCGCTGCGGCGGGTCGGTCTGTACGTGCCCGGCGGCAAAGCGGCTTATCCGTCGTCGGTGCTCATGAACGCGATTCCGGCCAAGGTCGCCGGCGTGCCGGAGATCGCGATGGTGACGCCGCCCGCGACGGGCGGGCGCGAGGGCATCGACCCGTACATTCTCGTCGCCGCCGCGGAAGCGGGCGTGACGGAGATCTACCGGGTCGGGGGCGCGCAGGCGGTGGCGGCGCTGGCTTACGGGACGGCGAGCATTCCCGCCGTCGATAAGATTTGCGGGCCCGGCAACATCTATGTGGCGTTGGCGAAACGCGCCGTTTTCGGCGCGGTCGACATCGACAGCATCGCGGGCCCGAGCGAGATCGCCGTGCTGGCGGACGACAGCGCGGATCCGCGGTACGTGGCCGCGGATATGCTGTCGCAGGCGGAGCACGACGAGATGGCGTCGGCGGTGCTCGTGACGCCGTCGGAGAAGCTGGCCCGTGAGGTCGAGGCGGAGCTGAAGCGCCAGGTCGCGCTGCTGCCTCGCCGGGAGATCGCGGAAAAGTCGCTGGAGCAGTATGGGGCGATTTTGCTCGTGGATGATGTGAATGCGGGCGTAGATGTGATCAACAAGCTCGCTCCGGAACATCTCGAGGTGATGACGGAGGATCCGTTGGAGCTGCTGGGTCGGATCGAGACGGCAGGAGCGATTTTCCTCGGGCCGTACAGCTCCGAGCCGGTGGGCGACTACTTCGCGGGGCCGAACCACATTTTGCCGACGAACGGGACCGCCCGGTTCTCGTCTCCGCTCAACGTGGACGATTTTCTGAAGAAATCCAGCTTGATAAGATACAGCAAGGAAGCCCTTCTGCGGGACGCGTCCGGCATTGCGACGCTGGCCCGGCACGAGGGACTCGAAGGCCACGCGCGCGCGGTGGAAATCCGATTGGAAGGCGGGGAATCGCAATGA
- the hisB gene encoding imidazoleglycerol-phosphate dehydratase HisB: protein MSEWAEGRQGSVSRKTGETDIQLALNVDGSGDVSIETDVPFLNHMLDLFARHGQFDLKVEARGDVDVDDHHTVEDIGICLGQALHKALGDKKGIKRYASVFVPMDEALGQVIIDISGRPHFEMRGEFPAATVGSFTVELVHEFLWKLALESRITLHVIVHYGRNTHHMIEAVFKALGRALDEATSIDPRVKGVPSTKGVL, encoded by the coding sequence ATGAGTGAATGGGCGGAAGGACGCCAAGGTTCCGTATCCCGTAAAACGGGAGAAACGGACATACAGCTGGCTTTGAACGTAGACGGATCGGGAGACGTGTCGATCGAGACCGACGTTCCTTTCCTGAACCACATGCTCGACTTGTTCGCCAGGCATGGACAGTTCGACCTGAAGGTGGAAGCGCGGGGCGACGTCGACGTCGACGACCACCACACGGTAGAGGACATCGGGATTTGCCTCGGCCAGGCGCTGCATAAGGCGCTCGGCGACAAGAAGGGCATCAAGCGCTACGCAAGCGTGTTCGTTCCGATGGACGAGGCGCTGGGCCAGGTCATTATCGATATCAGCGGTCGGCCGCATTTCGAGATGCGCGGGGAATTTCCGGCTGCGACGGTGGGCAGCTTCACGGTCGAGCTCGTGCACGAGTTCCTGTGGAAGCTGGCGCTGGAATCGCGGATCACGCTGCATGTCATCGTGCATTACGGCCGCAATACGCACCACATGATCGAAGCGGTGTTCAAGGCGCTGGGACGCGCGCTGGACGAAGCGACCTCGATCGATCCCCGCGTGAAAGGCGTGCCCTCCACGAAAGGAGTGCTGTAA
- the hisH gene encoding imidazole glycerol phosphate synthase subunit HisH — protein sequence MIAIIDYGMGNLHSVSKAIERLGYEAVVTSNPAEILGADGAILPGVGAFGDAMANLRETGLDAVVKEYAASGKPLLGICLGMQLLFSESEEHGRHEGLGLLPGRVVRFQGSYKVPHMGWNDLEFLQDSPLFADLEPGHVYFVHSYHALPERKEDLLAVTDYHQPVTAIVGRGNLFGMQFHPEKSGELGTLLLRRFLELTARQAG from the coding sequence ATGATCGCGATCATCGATTACGGCATGGGCAACCTGCACAGCGTGAGCAAAGCGATCGAAAGGCTCGGGTACGAGGCGGTCGTGACTTCGAATCCAGCCGAGATTCTGGGCGCGGACGGCGCGATCCTGCCCGGCGTCGGCGCATTTGGCGACGCGATGGCGAACCTGCGCGAGACCGGGCTGGACGCGGTCGTGAAGGAATACGCCGCGAGCGGCAAGCCGCTGCTGGGCATTTGCCTGGGCATGCAGCTGCTGTTCTCCGAGAGCGAGGAACACGGCCGGCATGAGGGCCTCGGATTGCTTCCCGGCCGCGTCGTGCGGTTCCAAGGCTCTTACAAGGTGCCGCACATGGGCTGGAACGACCTGGAGTTTCTGCAGGACAGCCCGCTGTTCGCGGACTTAGAGCCGGGCCACGTGTACTTCGTGCACTCGTACCATGCGCTGCCAGAGCGGAAGGAAGATCTGCTCGCGGTGACCGACTATCACCAGCCGGTAACGGCGATCGTCGGACGCGGCAATTTGTTCGGCATGCAGTTCCACCCGGAGAAAAGCGGCGAGCTCGGCACGCTGCTGCTCCGGCGCTTCCTCGAGCTGACCGCCCGTCAGGCTGGCTGA
- the hisA gene encoding 1-(5-phosphoribosyl)-5-[(5-phosphoribosylamino)methylideneamino]imidazole-4-carboxamide isomerase has translation MSKFIIYPAIDIRDGKCVRLVQGDYNQETVYNEDPAAVARDWEAQGGQWIHLVDLDGAKAGHPVNDELIGRIAKSVNVPVQVGGGLRKEEDVERLLGLGVSRVILGTAAIEDRAFVSRVLAKHGSAVAIGIDARNGLVAIRGWLETSEVKAEDLAVQLAAEGAQTFIFTDISRDGMMGGPNVEAIVRLAQVSGRTVIASGGVSRPEDLDRLAAHANDGVGGAIVGKALYTGSISLAKAVRKASAQA, from the coding sequence ATGTCCAAGTTCATCATCTACCCCGCCATCGACATCCGCGACGGCAAGTGCGTCCGGCTCGTGCAGGGCGATTATAACCAAGAAACGGTCTACAACGAAGACCCGGCAGCCGTCGCACGCGATTGGGAAGCGCAGGGGGGCCAATGGATCCATCTCGTGGACCTGGACGGCGCCAAAGCCGGCCATCCGGTCAACGACGAGCTGATCGGCCGCATCGCCAAGTCCGTGAACGTGCCCGTTCAGGTAGGCGGCGGCCTCCGCAAGGAAGAGGACGTCGAGCGCCTGCTCGGACTCGGTGTCTCCCGCGTCATCCTCGGCACCGCGGCCATCGAGGACCGCGCGTTCGTATCGCGCGTGCTCGCGAAGCACGGCTCCGCCGTCGCGATCGGCATCGACGCGCGCAACGGCCTCGTCGCCATCCGCGGCTGGCTGGAGACGTCCGAGGTGAAAGCCGAGGACCTTGCCGTACAACTCGCCGCCGAAGGCGCGCAAACCTTCATCTTCACCGACATCTCGCGCGACGGCATGATGGGCGGCCCGAACGTGGAGGCGATCGTTCGCCTCGCGCAAGTATCCGGCCGCACGGTCATCGCGTCCGGAGGCGTCAGCCGTCCGGAGGACCTGGACCGGCTCGCCGCGCACGCGAACGACGGCGTCGGCGGCGCCATCGTCGGCAAAGCGCTGTACACCGGCAGCATCAGCCTCGCCAAAGCCGTCCGCAAAGCGTCCGCGCAGGCTTAA
- the hisF gene encoding imidazole glycerol phosphate synthase subunit HisF, which translates to MLAKRIIPCLDVKDGRVVKGVNFVNLRDAGDPVELAALYDKEGADELVFLDISASHEGRETMVDVVRRTAEEVSIPFTVGGGIKAVEDMKRLLRAGADKIGINTAAILNPDLIADGSRTFGAQCIVVAIDAKFNAEWQEWEVYTHGGRKPTGIRALAWAKEAERRGAGELLLTSMDADGTKDGFDMGLTRTISDAVGIPVIASGGAGNARHFADVLTLGHADAALAASIFHYKEVTVNEVKQELRSKGVNVR; encoded by the coding sequence ATGCTCGCCAAAAGAATCATTCCCTGCCTCGACGTCAAAGACGGCCGGGTCGTCAAGGGAGTTAACTTCGTCAACCTCCGGGACGCCGGGGACCCGGTAGAGCTCGCCGCCCTCTATGACAAGGAAGGCGCCGACGAGCTCGTGTTCCTCGACATATCGGCTTCCCATGAAGGGCGCGAAACGATGGTCGACGTCGTCCGCCGCACGGCGGAGGAAGTCTCGATTCCGTTCACCGTGGGCGGCGGCATCAAAGCCGTCGAGGACATGAAGCGCCTGCTCCGCGCAGGCGCGGACAAAATCGGCATCAACACGGCCGCCATCCTGAATCCGGACCTCATCGCGGACGGCTCCCGGACCTTCGGCGCGCAGTGCATCGTCGTCGCGATCGACGCGAAGTTCAATGCCGAGTGGCAGGAATGGGAAGTTTACACGCACGGCGGGCGCAAACCGACCGGCATCCGCGCGCTGGCATGGGCGAAGGAAGCCGAACGGAGAGGCGCGGGCGAGCTGCTGCTTACCAGCATGGACGCCGACGGCACGAAGGACGGCTTCGACATGGGGCTCACCCGGACGATTTCCGACGCGGTCGGCATTCCGGTCATCGCCTCGGGAGGAGCGGGAAACGCCCGGCATTTTGCCGACGTCCTCACGCTCGGACACGCCGACGCAGCGCTGGCTGCGAGCATTTTCCACTATAAAGAAGTGACCGTAAACGAAGTGAAGCAAGAGCTGCGGAGCAAAGGAGTGAACGTCAGGTGA
- the hisIE gene encoding bifunctional phosphoribosyl-AMP cyclohydrolase/phosphoribosyl-ATP diphosphatase HisIE: MEQIRYDEQGLVPAIVQDAISKEVLMLAYMNRESLGKTLETRQTWFWSRSRNELWNKGATSGHTQEVVSLKYDCDGDTLLVTVKQAGPACHTGAYSCFYRSADGQEAQPNPDRFAPLSQLESTIAQRDAERTEGSYTTYLFEKGLDKILKKIGEESAEVIIAGKNRDAQELRAEAADLIFHLMVLLREQGIPLDDVLAELEFRHRKPVKKD; encoded by the coding sequence ATGGAACAAATCCGGTACGACGAGCAAGGACTGGTACCCGCGATCGTGCAGGACGCGATCAGCAAGGAAGTGCTGATGCTGGCCTACATGAACCGGGAATCGCTGGGCAAAACGCTGGAAACCCGGCAAACGTGGTTTTGGAGCCGTTCCCGCAACGAGCTGTGGAACAAAGGCGCGACGAGCGGCCACACGCAAGAGGTCGTCTCCCTGAAGTACGACTGCGACGGCGACACGCTGCTCGTGACGGTGAAGCAAGCCGGCCCGGCCTGCCACACCGGCGCTTACAGCTGCTTCTACCGCAGCGCAGACGGCCAAGAAGCCCAGCCGAACCCGGACCGCTTCGCGCCGCTCAGCCAGCTGGAGTCGACAATCGCCCAGCGCGATGCCGAGCGCACCGAAGGTTCGTACACCACCTACCTTTTCGAGAAGGGCCTGGACAAAATCCTCAAGAAAATCGGGGAAGAGTCGGCGGAGGTCATCATCGCGGGCAAGAACCGTGACGCTCAAGAGCTGCGCGCCGAGGCGGCGGACCTCATTTTCCACTTGATGGTCCTGCTCCGGGAACAGGGGATTCCGCTGGACGACGTGCTGGCCGAACTGGAATTCCGTCATCGCAAGCCGGTCAAGAAAGACTAG
- the hisJ gene encoding histidinol-phosphatase HisJ — protein sequence MKIDYHTHNVRCGHAVGTIEEYVQSAIAKGMVQIGLSDHMPLLHVDPAAYYPEMAMPMDELPRYVEECLRLKDKYQNEISVRVGLEGDFIEGYEDAIAKIVQAYPWDYVIGSVHFLGTWDVTDFRQVHNWEGRSVFQVYEQYYDAVRKAAATGLYDYIGHIDAIKRFGYRPEEDVTELEDSALQAVSKHGLAIELNAAGIHTAAKEMYPSLRMLERAHTLGIPVTYGSDAHHPDRVGQKSEEAERLLRAAGFNEIATFQGRKRDRIPL from the coding sequence ATGAAAATCGATTACCATACACACAACGTCCGCTGCGGCCATGCCGTCGGAACGATCGAGGAATACGTGCAAAGCGCGATTGCGAAAGGCATGGTACAGATCGGCTTGTCCGATCACATGCCTCTTCTTCATGTCGACCCGGCGGCGTATTATCCCGAAATGGCGATGCCGATGGACGAGCTGCCCCGTTACGTGGAAGAGTGCCTCAGACTGAAGGACAAGTATCAAAACGAAATCTCCGTGCGCGTCGGGCTGGAAGGCGATTTTATCGAGGGGTACGAGGACGCGATCGCTAAAATCGTGCAGGCGTATCCTTGGGATTACGTCATCGGCTCGGTGCATTTTCTGGGGACTTGGGACGTGACCGACTTCCGGCAGGTGCACAACTGGGAAGGGCGCAGCGTCTTCCAAGTTTATGAGCAATACTATGATGCGGTCCGCAAAGCCGCCGCCACGGGACTGTACGATTACATCGGCCATATTGACGCGATCAAGCGCTTCGGCTATCGCCCCGAAGAAGACGTGACCGAGCTTGAGGACAGCGCCCTGCAAGCCGTCTCGAAACACGGGCTCGCCATCGAGTTGAACGCGGCAGGCATCCATACGGCGGCTAAGGAAATGTACCCGTCCTTGCGCATGTTGGAGCGGGCCCATACGCTGGGCATCCCCGTCACGTACGGTTCGGATGCTCACCACCCCGACCGCGTTGGACAAAAAAGCGAGGAAGCGGAGCGCCTCCTGAGGGCCGCCGGTTTTAACGAAATTGCCACGTTCCAGGGACGGAAAAGGGATAGGATTCCTTTGTGA
- a CDS encoding ribose-phosphate diphosphokinase, which yields MYSSSKLRVFSGSSNEPLARKIAEQLGLPLGKIKLSRFKSGEVYVHYEETIRNCDVFLIQSYSHPINDYFVELLVMIDAAKRASARTINVVLPYYGYARQERKAAPREPISAKMVADVLTTVGATRVITIDLHAPAIQGFFNIPVDHLTALDLISDHLKSLNLPNPVVVSPDAGRASTAEKLANQLNAPFAIMIKKRPAHNESVITHVIGEVEGCTPIIIEDLIDTGTTIVNVVESLKERGAEDVYVCATHPLFSANAIQKLDHPFIREVVVTDSILLPEEHPDRFKVLSVAPMLAEAIRIIMEGGSISTLFKNAGV from the coding sequence ATGTACAGCAGCAGTAAACTCCGCGTTTTCTCGGGATCGTCCAACGAGCCGCTGGCTCGCAAGATCGCCGAACAGCTAGGACTCCCGCTCGGGAAGATCAAGCTTTCCCGGTTCAAAAGCGGCGAGGTGTATGTGCACTACGAGGAAACGATCCGCAACTGCGACGTTTTCCTTATCCAGTCCTATTCCCATCCCATCAACGACTATTTCGTCGAGCTGCTGGTCATGATCGATGCGGCCAAACGCGCTTCGGCCCGCACCATCAATGTCGTACTTCCTTATTACGGCTATGCTCGCCAAGAACGCAAAGCGGCGCCGCGCGAGCCGATTTCCGCCAAAATGGTGGCCGACGTCCTGACGACCGTAGGCGCGACACGCGTCATTACGATCGATCTGCATGCTCCGGCGATCCAAGGTTTCTTCAACATTCCGGTAGACCATCTGACCGCGCTGGACCTGATCAGCGATCACCTGAAATCGCTGAACCTGCCGAACCCGGTCGTGGTTTCGCCCGACGCGGGACGAGCCTCGACGGCCGAGAAGCTGGCGAACCAGCTGAACGCTCCGTTCGCGATCATGATCAAGAAACGCCCGGCGCACAACGAATCGGTCATCACGCACGTCATCGGCGAGGTCGAAGGCTGCACGCCGATCATCATCGAGGATTTGATCGATACCGGCACGACGATCGTCAACGTCGTCGAAAGCTTGAAGGAACGCGGAGCGGAAGACGTCTACGTCTGCGCGACGCACCCGCTGTTCTCCGCGAACGCCATCCAGAAGCTGGACCACCCGTTCATCCGAGAGGTCGTGGTGACGGACTCGATCCTGCTTCCGGAAGAGCATCCCGATCGTTTCAAGGTTCTGTCGGTCGCCCCGATGCTGGCCGAAGCGATCCGGATCATCATGGAAGGCGGCTCGATCAGCACGCTGTTCAAGAACGCGGGCGTCTAA
- a CDS encoding MerR family transcriptional regulator, whose translation MPKEWKVGELAKLAGLTIRTLRYYDQIGLFSPSGHSVAGYRLYGESDLSRLQQILSLKELGLSLEEIKSVLAGDQLSLFDIVSLQMERLKENIRVQQKLLSELENVSGRMQRNEPFTVEQFAEIMRVMRLNHEKFFAERKSSWDLHLDRLGEYLDDNPEEPDKEEK comes from the coding sequence ATGCCAAAGGAGTGGAAAGTCGGAGAGCTTGCGAAGTTGGCGGGCTTGACGATTCGTACATTGCGTTATTACGACCAAATCGGCTTGTTTTCGCCCTCCGGCCATTCCGTTGCGGGATATCGGCTTTATGGCGAATCGGACCTGTCCCGGTTGCAGCAAATTCTTTCCCTGAAAGAGTTAGGGCTGTCTCTGGAGGAGATCAAATCGGTTCTGGCCGGAGATCAGCTCAGCCTGTTTGACATCGTCTCGCTGCAAATGGAACGGCTGAAGGAAAATATCCGCGTTCAACAGAAGCTCCTGAGCGAATTGGAGAACGTGTCTGGCCGGATGCAGAGAAACGAACCTTTTACCGTCGAACAATTCGCCGAAATCATGCGAGTGATGCGTTTGAATCACGAGAAGTTTTTCGCCGAGCGGAAGAGCAGCTGGGATCTCCATCTCGACCGGCTTGGCGAGTATCTCGATGACAATCCGGAAGAACCGGACAAGGAGGAAAAATAA
- a CDS encoding SRPBCC family protein, which translates to MQEPSAKHAAFVIERSYKHSPARVFAAWSDQSAKAAWFPKADEFEFRVGGRELNRGRPPGGGPLYTFDAHYQEIVPDKRIVYSYVMDMEDTRISVSVATVEFQTSDSGGTRLIFTEQGVFLDGHDTPEQREHGTKALLDRLGDALDS; encoded by the coding sequence ATGCAGGAACCATCCGCGAAACATGCCGCATTCGTCATCGAACGGAGCTATAAACACTCGCCGGCGCGAGTATTTGCCGCTTGGTCGGACCAGTCTGCCAAAGCCGCCTGGTTCCCGAAAGCCGACGAGTTCGAATTCCGCGTCGGCGGCCGCGAACTCAATCGAGGACGTCCGCCGGGAGGAGGCCCGCTTTATACGTTCGATGCTCACTATCAGGAGATCGTTCCGGACAAGCGCATCGTTTACTCGTACGTGATGGACATGGAAGACACCCGGATTTCCGTCTCCGTCGCCACGGTGGAGTTCCAAACGTCGGATAGCGGCGGCACCCGTCTGATCTTCACCGAACAGGGCGTTTTCCTGGACGGGCATGACACGCCCGAACAGCGCGAACATGGAACGAAAGCGTTGCTGGACCGGCTTGGCGACGCGCTGGACAGTTGA